The segment actagaggtcagggtaatgccatccagagtaaggatctggttagacaccatgtttctaagatttgtgtgttATTGCATCAGTACTCCTGTTCTATATTTGTTAGCGTACTAGacctttaaataataataatattttttttaagtcttccATCTTCTACTGTCCTGCACAACTGGAGTTACTGACTGTTACCTGCATTTCCTGGCTGAATTCCTTGGCTTTGTCCTCTGGATAATCTGGAGTTCTGTCTCCTTCACTTAACTGATCAAATgttttgcaattaaaaaaaataaaatgaatattgttcctgtgttttatatatatatatatatatatatatatatatatatatatatacacacacactactactactactagctggggtacccggcactgcctgggttaacctgttttagacataggccaaatgccaatcattttaatcaaaataattgcccaacatttgtttttgtaatgctgatgtcttacaaatgtaatatttaatgggctaaagtttgtccagcagaactataagaggtggactccccaaactaagtggaaatacttggttaaaagacaaacacatttgaagtccttcatgcagactttgtttttcaatcaaatttataacaaaattacacacaaaaggtaggtaacagtaaatgtaaatatcaatgaatcaaaattgaggtagtggtgtatttcactgtttttacattgcaattttacaaacataaaatgaatgtattcagacaggaaggccaACTGGGttatacaggacagtcaggtgtttaacagttgagaacataaagtagctgaagaaagagattaaataaacagatgaccaacacatatacagggctggaaatttgaatctgcctggtcatacccacagctggctatattgggggtaattttcagttcaacttttaaaccatggtaccagtttgttccccatgccatgaggattcagaatatatatagtttttagggctacatattatagtttgggagtttatcccggacagacagaaagactgacagaagtggcagcatgaaaagcacatggtacaacactgtatggtcttacataaaaggctattttttacataaaaggctattttgggggtaattttcagttcaactagtAAaacaatggtaccagtttgttccccatgtcatgaggattcagaatatatatagtgtttagggctacatattatagtttgggtggggtggaattagaattgaccactttatactttttgtactcaggctttcttgatgacatcatcaggattggcGGGGGGAATaggaattagaattctgaccactttctaattgttgtactcaggctttcttgatgactgaATTCTGATGAATTGTGACCGCTTTAtcctttttgtatttcttgatgacatcatcaggattggggggtgggggggggggtggaattagaattctgacctctttataatttttgtactcaggctttcttgatgacatcaagtaaccataaaagataaacagataaagagaatagattaaagcattaaattattgattGCCCAGAACTttgaaaaaatggtaccagtttgttccccatgtcatgaggattcagaatatatatagtttcagggttacatattatagtttgggagtttatcccggacagacagacagacagacagaattagccctttatgtatatagatgctCCCACttctcatgagctgaactcaaagatctaaaacattttctatatacaaaatacctatttctctcaaatatagtttacaaatctgtctaaatctgtgttagtgagcatttcttctttgctgagataatccattcccaCCTCACAccggtggcatatcaagatgctgattagacagcatgattattgcacaggtgtgccttaggctggtcacAATAACAATGATAAAGAGAATGGATTaaaacattaaattattggttaccCAGTAACTATAAAAGATAAAGAGAAcagattaaagcattagcccaATAACCATAAAGAATCAAAGTGAaaattctttttgtctaagatttctagcaataatgattaaacctgaattctgtaatagatctatagattatttctagtaataatgattaaagctgaattctgtaattgataactagataaagagaatagattaaagcattaaattattggtttccCAGTAACCATGAAAGATAAATAGATGAAAAGAATACATTAAAGCattagcccagtaaccataaagaattaaagtgaaagttcttttgtttaagatttctagcaataatgaataaaagctgaattctgtaacagATCTATATattatttctagcaataatgattaaggatgaattctgtaatagatcaatagataaagagaacagattaaagcattaaattattgattGCCCAGTacccataaagaattaaagcgaAAGTTCTTAAGTACAGAAGTGACTTCAAATCATTAAggtacagacatgacacacacaGTCGACCTTACATAAATATACTTGCTTCGCAGCGGGTACACCTGCTAGTATATACAAAATGATTGATATAATCCATGAAAATGTAAtgtattgtgtttgtgtgaaCAGTTTGGGTAAAGCTGCAGTTACAAAAGTGATCATTTTCAACATATTAGCTATTCTAAAGTGTGTAATGTCTGAAGAACACAGCATACCGATTTCCAAAAACCACACTGGCGAAATCTGTGATGATGTTTTCAGGTATCCTATTGAGAAAATAGAAAGAATACATTTATTGTTTGAGGCCTGAAAGCAAGAGAAAGAATTAATTCAAACACAGAGGAGTATGGTACAATAAAAGCCCTCACCTGAGTTCTCTGAGATCTTCTTTGAAGGACTAAACAAGGAAACAAGAATGTAAATAATTATTTACCTTACAATTTGTGAATTTTAAACTGAAGATTTCTGCATTTATGAAGACGAAAACCCAGCATTTCTTATCCCAGATATGCCAGACTAACGACTATACCACCATGCTGCCACCTATGTAGCTTCCCTCCTGCAAGTTTATATTAAAAAATATGCCCACAATATTTTAGGGATAAGGATTGCTGTGTTTGtgggtcattttatttatttactagctggggtgctgcccgggttaaccagTTTTACACACCGGCCAAATGTCAATCATTTTAATTAAAACAAttacccaacatttgtttttgtaatgctgatgtcttacaaatgtaatatttaatgggctaaagtttgtccagcagaactataagaggtggactccccaaactaagtggaaatacttggttaaaagacaaacacatttgaagtccttcatgcagactttgttttgcaatcaaatttataacaaaattacacccaaaaggtaggtaacagtaaatgtaaatatcaatgaatcaaaattgaggtagtggtgtatttcactgtttttacattgcaattttacaaacataaaatgaatgtattcagacaggaaggcaaactgggttatacaggacagtcaggtgtttaacagttgagaacataaagtagctgaagaaagggattaaataaacagagatgaccaacacatatacagggctggaaatttgaaactgcctgGTCAAGGAAATTTTTATCAAGgaaataaaatttccttgataaaaaaaaatttccttgatgtcatgaggattcagaatatatatagtttttagggctacatattatagtttgggagtttataccagacagacagacagacagaattagccctttatgcATATAGATTATAttctttgcattttccatatcatcccaaatTTTCTGATTTGGGTGTCCATCATCTCTAACACAAAAACAAGAAACGGTTTCATCTTGTGATTACACACATGATGGAATTTAGGAGCAGGTATGGCTGAAATTACATAGGCCtacagcttgaaatgagcttgtatgTCAGTTTCATTCATTTCGATAATCTAGGCCTGGTGGCCACCAGGGCCACTGCTGCTTGTCCCCCCCCACCAGTGTACGTTTTATAGGCTAAGTGAATCATCAATTCATAATTATTTACAGCCTTGTCTGACAGTGTTTAATCCCACCTTACCTCCTGTTTCAGTGATGCTGCAGGGATGCAGATGGCGTCAGACAGCACTCTGTATATTCCTGCTACAATGTGACTTAGTCTCTCCTGTGGGATGGCACTGCTCTCTGTTATAGTCTTCATCACTTCTCTGCAGTCTTTCCCTTCTATGGCACTGACCACAGCTGGACAGAAAATGTCACATGATTAATTTATAGTTTCAGCTGCTAATCCTGACTCACAGTTACAATGTCTAGATCTGATCAATGGTGGCAGGGAGCCCAGACCTATCTGTCTCCCGTAAGTGACCAGGTATATGGTGGGTACCATTTTAAAGGGTATACCATGTAGTATCAGAAAAGTGGATCGGTGGTCAAAATCAAATGTCAAATGGTTGATAACGTCATAGACTAAGAAAATTTGTGATCAACAtggaaaaataacaaaatttTTGATTTCACTGAATATTAAGAAGATGTATTCTCGTTTCAGATAAAAGGCCTATGATGGCCTGAGTCCAAGTTTGATGTAAAACTtggactgatgaactcatcccatctgctcaaaattatgttaatcagtgaaatcacctgctgcagccagtggctgcaaagaaaacctgcacccttttggccctttctggaatactttggacaccagtgaTCTACATGTACATTGTATTGTGTACATGTAAACTGGATTAGCGCAGACCTAAATCCCATATGATTTATTCCTGTAATAAACTTTGTTATTTTTGCAGATAAAAGACTCCCAATGCCAGATCTAGTCTGTATTTTATGTACTGATGACTCTTACAAGAAAGACAACACTGTGAAAAGGTTTGACAGAGAACAGTGGGACGGAGTGAAGTCTACAGCAGAGAAAAGACTTCAATGTCCAAAAGGGTTACGATCCAAATACTAGGCTCTGTGTACCAATTTATCAACTGAGCTATGGGAAAAATGTGGCTAATATAGTACCTGTTACAATAAATTTAATGCCATTTCCTAAAGATAGAAAGTTGTATGAAACCATAAAAAAGATGATATTACAAAAAATagtcaaatgattttttttttttggcctcatttgacctttgaccttgatcagTCACATCAACCACCACTGGGTGCACTTAAGGATCCACTTTTCTTGTACTACATGGTACCTCTCATATATGTGGTCACTTCCATCAAATAAATGGGCTGGGGTCTTATGCTATTTGAGAGGCAGGCCTATGCAGATCCTATTCCAGATCTATATCCTATCCTATTCAATTAGCCCTCTGTCAGACCCTTCGACAAGGTCTTTGATCTCCAAGTTGCCCCTGGTTTCTCaatgacatttgtgtgtgtgtcatcagATGAATGTAAGGTGTCATTGTAATGTGCTTATCATTAAGCACATTACAATgacgtggtgtccaaaaaatgaggtgggcttcatagataattggcaaagcttctggggaaaacctggtcttgttaggagagacggcatccatcccactttggatggagcagctctcatttctagaaatctggccaattttcttaaatcctccaaaccgtgactatccagggttgggaccaggaagcagagttgtagtcttacacacctctgcagcttctctccccctgccatcccctcattaccccatccccgtagagacggtgtctgctcccagaccaccaataaccagcaaaaatctatttaagcataaaaattcaaaaagaaaaaataatatagcaccttcaactgcaccacagactaaaacagttaaatgtggtctattaaacattaggtctctctcttctaagtccctgttagtaaatgatataataattgatcaacatattgatttattctgcctaacagaaacctggttacagcaggatgaatatgttagtttaaatgagtcaacacccccgagtcacactaactgtcagaatgctcgtagcacgggccggggcggaggattagcagcaatcttccattccagcttattaattaatcaaaaacccagacagagctttaattcatttgaaagcttgactcttagtcttgtccatccaaattggaagtcccaaaaaccagttttatttgttattatctatcgtccacctggtcgttactgtgagtttctctgtgaattttctgaccttttgtctgacttagtgcttagctcagataagataattatagtgggcgattttaacatccacacagatgctgagaatgacagcctcaacactgcatttaatctattattagactctattggctttgctcaaaatgtaaatgagtccacccaccactttaatcatatcttagatcttgttctgacttatggtatggaaattgaagacttaacagtattccctgaaaactcccttctgtctgatcatttcttaataacatttacatttactctgatggactacccagcagtggggaataagtttcattacactagaagtctttcagaaagcactgtaactaggtttaaggatatgattccttctttatgttctctaatgccatataccaacacagtgcagagtagctacctaaactctgtaagtgagatagagtatctcgtcaatagttttacatcctcattgaagacaactttggatgctgtagctcctctgaaaaagagagctttaaatcagaagtgcctgactccgtggtataactcacaaactcgtagcttaaagcagataacccgtaagttggagaggaaatggcatctcactaatttagaagatcttcacttagcctggaaaaagagtctgttgctctataaaaaagccctccgtaaagctaagacatctttctactcatcactaattgaagaaaataaaaacaaccccaggtttcttttcagcactgtagccaagctgacaaagagtcagagctctattgagctgagtattccattaattttaactagtaacgacttcatgactttctttgctaataaaattttaactatgagagaaaaaattactcataaccatcccaaagacgtatcgttatctttggctgctttcagtgatgccggtatttggttagactctttctctccgattgttctgtctgagttattttcattagttacttcatccaaaccatcaacatgtttattagaccccattcctaccaggctgctcaaggaagccctaccattatttaatgcttcgatcttaaatatgatcaatctatctttgttagttggctatgtaccacaggcttttaaggtggcagtaattaaaccattacttaaaaagccatcacttgacccagctatcttagccaattataggccaatctccaaccttccttttctctcaaaattcttgaaagggtagttgtaacacagctaactgatcatctgcagaggaatggtctatttgaagagtttcagtcaggttttagaattcatcatagtacagaaacagcattagtgaaggttacaaatgatcttcttatggcctcagacagtggactcatctctgtgcttgttctgttagacctcagtgctgcttttgatactgttgaccataaaattttattacagagattagagcatgccataggtattaaaggcactgcgctgcggtggtttgaatcatatttgtctaatagattacaatttgttcatgtaaatggggaatcttcttcacagactaaagttaattatggagttccacaaagttctgtgctaggaccaattttattcactttatacatgcttcccttaggcagtattattagacggtattgcttaaattttcattgttacgcagatgatacccagctttatctatccatgaagccagaggacacacaccaattagctaaactgcaggattgtcttacagacataaagacatggatgacctctaatttcctgcttttaaactcagataaaactgaagttattgtacttggccccacaaatcttagaaacatggtgtctaaccagatccttactctggatggcattaccctgacctctagtaatactgtgagaaatcttggagtcatttttgatcaggatatgtcattcaaagcgcatattaaacaaatatgtaggactgcttttttgcatttacgcaatatctctaaaatcagaaaggtcttgtctcagagtgatgctgaaaatctaattcatgcatttatttcctctaggctggactattgtaattcattattatcaggttgtcctaaaagttccctaaaaagccttcagttaattcaaaatgctgcagctagagtactaacggggactagaaggagagagcatatctcacccatattggcctctcttcattggcttcctgttaactctagaatagaatttaaaattcttcttcttacttataaggttttgaataatcaggtcccatcttatcttagggacctcatagtaccatatcaccccaatagagtgcttcgctctcagactgcaggcttacttgtagttcctaggtttgtaagagtagaatgggaggcagagccttcagctttcaggctcctctcctgtggaaccagctcccaattcagatcagggagacagacaccctctctactttaagattaggcttaaaactttcctttttgctaaagcttatagttagggctggatcaggtgaccctgaaccatcccttagttatgctgctatagacttagactgctggggggttcccatgatgcactgtttctttctctttttgctctgtatgcaccactctgcatttaatcattagtgatcgatctctgctcccctccacagcatgtctttttcctggttctctccctcagccccaaccagtcccagcagaagactgcccctccctgagcctggttctgctggaggtttcttcctgttaaaacggagtttttccttcccactgtagccaagtgcttgctcacagggggtcgttttgaccgttggggttttacataattattgtatggcttttgccttacaatataaagcgccttggggcaactgtttgttgtgatttggcgctatataaaaaaaattgattgattgattgatcattacgcaaacacatttgtcttttttgtaaatgaattaatgaattcatTTACTGTACAACATACATACTTATGTTTATTTATGTGGTTTCTGGAAGAAGGTCCTGCTTGTCGTGTGTTTCCAAGTCTAGAACTAGTAGACTGCCTCTGATGTCTCAAAAGTCTAAATTGGTTTCATGATTAAAACATACACTTAACCCAGACTAGtgcttttctaattgtgttttgaaCACTGGGAGTTTTGACAACCTGCAAGAGCAGACTGTTCCTGTTGATGCTACGGTGTGATACTATCCAAGCAGACACTTGTTGGGCGTCTCGGCTTCCCATTTTAAGATGATGCCCTCCTGGTAATATCCAGATGTATTTTAGGCCTTCCAGcacatccatacctgtgtgtctgtgtgtatcatTCCGCCTTTGAGGCAGTGGAAGGTGGGCAGGTCCAGCTTCTTCAACCGTTCTGGGATGCTCAGATTACAGAGTGTTGGTACCACTTTCTCTAGTTCTGTGGTgagtttccttttcttttttctgtatcgcATATTCACTGAAAGATTGTTCACGTTAACAGAGGATTGCTATGTGCATGAGAGTAACTGTAAGTTTTGTACATTACTTAATAAAGGTCTTTATACAATCTGGTACCAACGATAACGCATAAGCTACTTTATTCCATAGTTAGCacaacaaataaatgaattattggTACATCCACTTTACCTTCTAGTGTTTTTCTGAACGTCTCTTGATCCACATCCTTCAGGTTTTTGGACAAAGACTCAACCTCTGGTGGTATCGTGCCTCCCAAAAAGTTGGAGTTCTTCACTTGGCTCGAAGACATGACACACTAcgttaacaaaaaaataaacaaacaaatacacaaaaaagCAGATATGTAAGACGGTGCCGCAGTCGTTTTAGTCTTGTTTTGATTATGTGACCACTTCCGCCTTCGTATCACGTGTTGGCGCTCGTGAATCTCGCGGTGTCAGCTTACGTCATCAGAGAAGAAAGGATTTGCAGAAATGGTTGTTCCTCCTTAATCGACAAAAGGTTGGCGTTTTTTTTAGTTTAATAACTTcgaaataaaaaattaaacatcTTTGTTAATCGTCAGAAGAGGGTAATATGGGAGTAAATGTAACTCGACGGCGTTTTGTATTTTGTAGGCATTTAGCAACTGGCTAACGATGTTAGCTTGCGTTCTAATCCCTTAAAGTCAAAATAAGCttgtgcaagttttttttttgcttacttATCTTGTTATTGTCACTATTTTACAGCTTGATGTTAACAGTTAAGCGAGTCAGAAACATTGTCGTTACTGACGATGTATGGTTAGACGGTAGTGACAGTGACGTGgcttcacttttttttattaatcattATTAAGAAAGCTACCTTGAAACATTTAACTTTGCCGtcagcacaagatgtttgaccagTTTTAAGACTAGTTTGTGCTTAACTTTATTCTTGTTAGCTTGATTACTACGTAAATCTTGCTTTACTAGTTCTTTGTCCTTCATTCTTCACCTTTTCTTTCCTGGTCATCCTTCCTACTTTTCCTTTATCCTGATTGGGTTTCTTTTCCAGTATTAACTTTTCAGAACtcagcttttgtttttatttgagaaCAGCAGTGGAAATAAGTGGACTACGAGTTATCTATGGAATTTTACATGTTCTGTTAAATGTATTGTGTTTTTACTTGTTGCCTTTTAAGTACATGTTGAATTTCAAATCAGTCAATCAGTGCTCTTGTTATGCAGTCCAATGCACAGCAGGGTTTATGCAACACAACTCAATTACACATCACACATTTTCTTAAGTGTTTTGTCGCaaaggtagtagtagtagtaagacTACCCA is part of the Thalassophryne amazonica chromosome 11, fThaAma1.1, whole genome shotgun sequence genome and harbors:
- the commd5 gene encoding COMM domain-containing protein 5, whose translation is MSSSQVKNSNFLGGTIPPEVESLSKNLKDVDQETFRKTLEAVVSAIEGKDCREVMKTITESSAIPQERLSHIVAGIYRVLSDAICIPAASLKQESFKEDLRELRIPENIITDFASVVFGNRRAALESATSQRDPHLPTMEDFKWRVDVAISTSSLARALQPSVLMQMKLSDGSFHRFEVPVSKFQELRYNMTLILKEMIDLEKRSILKIQD